One Papaver somniferum cultivar HN1 chromosome 10, ASM357369v1, whole genome shotgun sequence genomic window carries:
- the LOC113318428 gene encoding bifunctional TH2 protein, mitochondrial-like: protein MRLLLNLIQNPNFISCRFDLATKPYTRSYSGSISLLLSSSSDNNNNNNYYQNYFNYKKSHNNNNNNNRNKKLLSFSTSSSSSSSSRLDNMGVVTKTSEDEGTAKKIWNKYKKESVYAMYTPFVVCLTSGDLDLKTFHHYIAQDAYFLKAFSQAYELAEECADDDDAKAAILELRNKVVHELQMHESYVREWGFNPAEEIAPNSATVKYTEFLLATASGKVEGEKSLGKIATPFEKTKIAAYALGAMTPCMRLYAFLGKEIRELVSPGEVNHPYKKWIDTYSSDDFEADALQTEELLDKLSISLTGEELEVMEKLYHQAMNLEIDFFDAQPVTQQILIPLSKMIDPNEERLMLFTDFDLTCTVVDSSAILAEIAKLTAPKADQQQQQQDEDGNTLSRMSSTDLRKTWDELSGRYTEEYEQCIESILTREKAVGLDIDGLRNALEQLSEFEKRANVRVIESGVLKGISLDDIKRAGEHMILQDGCINLLQKVLANDGLNASVHVLSYCWCSDLMRAAFSPGGLDSLLDIQANEFAYEDGVSTGEILREVQSPIDKVAYFKQIFQQNENENGKLNVTVYIGDSVGDLLCLLEADIGIVIGSSESLRKVGSHYGVKFVPLFPGVVNKQKEFVKSNLSSGWEGLSGVLYTASSWAEIHALILGHQ, encoded by the exons atgCGTCTGTTATTGAATctcattcaaaaccctaatttcatttctTGTAGATTCGATCTTGCTACTAAACCCTATACTCGATCTTACTCTGGTAGTATAAGCttattattatcatcatcatccgataataataataataataactactACCAGAACTATTTTAACTATAAGAAatcacataataataataataataataatcgaaACAAGAAATTATTATCATTCTCGACATCGTCGTCGTCGTCGTCGTCGTCGAGATTGGATAATATGGGTGTTGTAACTAAAACAAGTGAAGATGAAGGAACAGCCAAAAAAATTTGGAATAAATATAAGAAAGAATCTGTTTATGCCATGTATACACCATTTGTTGTTTGTTTAACTTCTGGAGATTTGGATTTGAAAACTTTTCATCATTATATTGCTCAAGATGCTTACTTCCTTAAAGCTTTTTCACAAGC TTATGAGTTAGCGGAAGAATGTgcagatgatgatgatgctaaAGCCGCGATCTTAGAGTTGAGAAATAAAGTGGTTCACGAACTTCAAATGCACGAATCCTATGTTCGA GAATGGGGTTTTAATCCTGCAGAAGAGATTGCTCCCAACTCTGCAACGGTGAAATACACTGAGTTCTTATTAGCAACAGCATCTGGTAAAGTTGAAGGAGAGAAAAGTCTTGGTAAAATTGCAACTCCATTTGAGAAGACGAAAATTGCTGCTTATGCGCTTGGTGCTATGACACCTTGTATGAGGCTCTATGCATTTCTAGGGAAGGAGATCCGGGAACTAGTCAGTCCTGGTGAAGTCAATCACCCTTATAAGAAGTGGATTGATACCTACTCCTCTGATGATTTTGAG GCTGATGCTTTGCAAACTGAGGAATTGCTTGATAAATTAAGCATTTCTTTAACCGGTGAAGAACTTGAAGTCATGGAAAAGCTTTATCATCAAGCTATGAACCTTGAAATAGACTTTTTTGATGCGCAACCAGTTACTCAGCAAATTCTCATCCCATTATCCAAAATGATTGACCCTAATGAGGAGCGTCTCATGCTATTTACTGATTTTGATTTGACATGCACGGTTGTGGATTCCTCTGCCATTCTAGCAGAGATAGCTAAATTAACTGCACCAAAAGctgatcagcagcagcagcagcaggatgaGGATGGAAATACACTTTCTCGGATGTCATCAACTGACCTGAGGAAGACTTGGGATGAACTTTCTGGGAGATATACTGAGGAGTATGAACAATGCATAGAAAGCATTTTGACCCGTGAGAAAG CTGTGGGTTTGGATATTGATGGTCTACGCAATGCTCTTGAGCAGTTGTCTGAGTTTGAGAAACGGGCAAATGTAAGAGTGATTGAGTCAGGCGTATTAAAGGGTATAAGCTTGGATGACATTAAACGAGCTGGCGAGCATATGATACTCCAAGATGGTTGTATAAATTTACTTCAGAAGGTGTTAGCGAATGACGGGTTGAATGCATCTGTCCATGTACTTTCATATTGTTGGTGTTCAGATCTCATGAGAGCAGCTTTTTCACCAG GGGGTCTAGACAGCTTGTTGGATATACAAGCAAATGAGTTTGCTTACGAAGATGGGGTTTCTACGGGAGAAATTCTTAGGGAAGTGCAGTCTCCTATAGACAAAGTTGCATATTTCAAGCAAATATTTCAGCAGAACGAAAATGAAAATGGCAAGCTGAATGTGACTGTTTATATTGGTGACTCAGTGGGCGACTTGCTATGCCTGCTTGAAGCTGATATCGGAATTGTAATCGGATCAAGTGAAAGCCTAAGAAAGGTAGGAAGTCACTATGGTGTCAAGTTTGTTCCTCTCTTCCCTGGCGTCGTGAATAAGCAGAAGGAATTCGTCAAAAGCAATTTATCATCTGGCTGGGAGGGTCTATCTGGAGTTCTGTACACAGCCTCTAGTTGGGCTGAAATACATGCACTCATTCTGGGTCATCAATAG
- the LOC113317141 gene encoding histone H3.2-like codes for MARTKQTARKSTGGKAPRKQLAIKAARKSAPATGGVKKPHRFRPGTVALREIRKYQKSTELLIRKLPFQRLVREIAQDFKTDLRFQSSAVAALQEAAEAYLVGLFEDTNLCAIHAKRVTIMPKDIQLARRIRGERA; via the coding sequence ATGGCTCGTACTAAGCAAACAGCAAGGAAATCAACAGGAGGAAAAGCTCCAAGGAAGCAATTAGCAATAAAGGCAGCTAGAAAATCAGCACCTGCAACAGGAGGAGTGAAGAAACCTCATAGATTCAGGCCAGGAACtgtagctttaagagaaatcagaaaGTATCAAAAGAGTACTGAACTTTTGATCCGTAAACTTCCATTTCAACGTTTGGTTCGAGAGATTGCTCAGGATTTTAAGACTGATTTAAGGTTTCAAAGTTCAGCAGTTGCAGCTCTTCAAGAAGCAGCTGAAGCTTATCTTGTTGGTCTCTTTGAAGATACTAATCTCTGTGCAATTCATGCTAAGAGGGTTACCATCATGCCTAAGGATATTCAACTTGCTAGGAGAATCAGAGGTGAACGTGCTTGA